A segment of the Flavobacterium azooxidireducens genome:
GTCTTCACCAATTAATCCGCCAAAACGGAGAATTGTGGTTTGAAAGTTGGAATTATTTAAAAGTAAATTTTCAGAAATCAGCAATTGTTTTCCGCTTTCTGTCTCCGGTTTTGGAGGAGTTTCTTCGGTAATAAGTTCGTTTTTATCTGCATAAACCGAAGTTGAACTCACAAAAATTACTTTTTTAACGGAAGATTTTACGATAAACGGAATGAAATTTTCCATCTTAGCCACAAAATTTTCTCCTGAATTTCCTCTTAATCCGGGAGGAATATTGATAATTAAAATTTCTGAATTTTCTAAAAAATCGGCAATTTCACGCGGAATATCATTCGCTTTAAGCGAAATTAAAAAAGGTGAGATGCCTTCATTTTGAAGTAATTCTAATTTTGTTTCTGTAGTGGTTGAACCTTTAATTGAATAGCCATTTTGAATCAGATGTTTCGCTAATGGCATTCCCAACCAACCGCAACCTAAAATGCTAATTTGTTTCAAGACTGTCTTTTTGAGTAGTTAATGAATCCATTTCGGTTTCAATCGTTTCGCTGATTTCCACTTTTTTTGGAACAGATTTGATAAGTTTCTTTTTCACAATTATTGCATCCGTTAACACAAATGGCATCGGAATAAACGAATCCGGTCGTTTTGGAATACTGAATTGTGGATTTTCCAATAAATCAAACGAAGAAATCATCACATCCATATCCAATTTATCGTCTTTGTGAATTTGAAAACTCAGCGTTAACGGTTTGTTGTTAATCGGATAATAATTCAACACATTGGATTTTTTTCGCTTATAAAAACTTCCTTCTTGGTTGATGTTTTTAATTCCGTTTGCTTTTAGATGATGGATTTTTAATTTTTCAGAAGCAAAAACATCAATTCTATTTGCGTTTTTATTGGCTTCAATTTTAACTGTGATTGCTCGTTGATTGCCCACAATTGTATCTCTTAAAAAGGTAAATGTCGGTTTAGCAATGTTTTTTCTAGGAGCTTCAGCCGAATAACTGTAGCCGGAATTGTATTTGCTACTCAATCCGAATTTATTTAAATTTTTATCTAAACTCGGATTTTCGCCTAAATAATTCTTAGTCCAATTGTCTAACACTTTGTCATACGTTGCCCAATTGGCTTTGTCATTATCAGCATCATAAACATAGACGAGGCTGTTGGGTTTGCCTTTTCCTTTTTCAAAATCGCTTTGAAAATGAGCTTTGATAAAAAATCCAATAGAAATAATAAACAAGAAAGTTCCCCAATTGGCTTTTCTAGAATAATCACCAAAAAGAGGTAGTAATAGTGTAAATGTAAGTACAACTAATACGGCACTTCCAGCTAACATTTTTAAACCCAAACCGATTGGAAATAAATGAATAAACGGAGCTAAAATCGTCAAAGCGGGAATACTTAAAACCAAATTTATGTAAGGATTTGATTTTTCTTTAAACACCAAAAAAGCAAGAATGAAAACACCAAAATAAACTGGAATTATAAAAAAAGCGGCTCCTTCTAAGTAAATACAAATCAAAAGATTGATGATGAACCATAAAAATAATGGAGCTACAAAATGACTTGGCATTAATTTACTTTTAGTGAATTTGGCGTAAATCCAAAAACAAATAGCCATAGACAGCAACACAAAAGCAGCAATATAACTATGACCGTTATAAGTGAAACCATGGAGCATGTCTTGGTACTGTGGATAAAGTGATTGAATCATTTCCCAACCAAAAAAAGTAACCAATCCAACTAGTATAATTGACAAAAATAATGGTGCAAATCCCCGTATAACTTCTTTAAAATCTAATAAATGTTTGCCTAGTCCAATGGTTACAACTCCAAGAAAAAGCACGAAAGCAATAATTAAAAGCGGAAAATTCCATGAAAAAGGATAATTAAAAAATCCAACCGCAGAACTAAAATAGACATGATCTTGATCAGTTTTTAAATTACTCAAATCGGCATTGGAATAATGTGCGAGCAACGGCATCAAATAAGTGGCTTGATGTTCTAAACATTCGGGAGTGAAATTTTCATAATTATCTTGAATGGTATGGTAATCAAAATGATCATCAATAAAGGCGAAATTGTAGCCCGGAATATCAGCTTTTTCACGAAAAGCGGTTAAGTCGGTGTCGTTAGGAAGCATCTTATAAATACTGTACATCAACGAATTGGTAACCGGAAATTTCGGATTCGCAGCTGCAAAACATTTAATTAAGTTGGCATTTCCGTAGTTTGTTTCGGCTAACATCATCGAAGGGCCGGCAGTTCCACGGGCTTCAAAATTGATAACTAAACCGACTTCTTTTGCCCACGGATGTTCGGATGCAAAGGCATAAGCTCCGTTTAAACCCAATTCTTCCGCATCCGAAAAAACAATAATAATGTCGTTTTTGTGGGTTGATTTGTTGTGAAGAAAAGTTCGAATTCCTTCTAAAATTACCGCTAAACCATTTGCATCATCGCTGGCTCCGAGTGATTTAGTGTGTGGAGCACTGTCAAAATGCGTGAGAAGCAACAACGCTTTTGATGAATCTGAACCTTTGATTCGGGCAATGATATTTTTTGTTTCAACTAAATTATTCCATTTACTTAAAATGGCACTTTGCTGAATTTGGGTTTCTAAACCTAGTTTTTGTAGTTCTTTTTCCAAATAATTCATCACTTTCGGATGATTGGGTGAGCCAACATAATGCGATTCTTTGGAAATTTCTTCAATGTGTTTTAACGCTCGTTCGGTTGAAAATTCACTTGCCGGAACGTCTCCTTTAGAGTAATCGGAAGGCATCATCCGATGGAAAATAAACCAAATAATTCCCATCAACAAAACGGAAATGAGTAACGAAGCGTAATTTTTTTTCATGATTGAAAGTGGTTGTGGTTAATTGTCTCTTTTGACTAACATGAAATAGTCGTTTTCCAAAGCCAAATAGCCCTGATCATACAAAAAATGATAGGTGTTTCCGGTTTTGGTATGTAAAATGGAAGTGAAAAAATCAAAATCAAAACCCTTGCTAAGCAGTTTAGATTTAGTGGTTTTGCTTTTTCCTTCGGTATTTAATTCGCTTAAAATTCGATAATTTTTTCGCAACTTGTTGTTGATGTTTCGCATCAAATTGTTGCTGTCTTTGTTCATTTTGTTGTTGTAGGCATTTCTACAACCGTCGCTGCAAAACTTTTTATCTTCGCGACCAATGATTTTTTCGTTACATTCTAAACAGTTTTTTGTCATAATTTCATTTTAAATTTTCAATGTCATTAAGTAGTTTTTCACCGTTTTTTTCGATATCGGTTAAAAGATCTTTATATTTTGCTAAGTTGTCTTTTCGAATTGAAATCTTTTGATTCATACTTTTTGTATTTAAAATTTTAATTTCATATCCCCATACAAAATTTTCGTCAATGATTTCAACTGCTTCCTCTATATTCCCAAGAAATCTTGTCATAACAATGTAATCAACATCAATTCTCTCAATAATCGGAATACAATATTTTTTGTCATAAACTCCTTGAAAAGTGACCCCTACTAGTTTTTTGTTTGGAAAAGGAACGATAGTAAAACCTTCCTTTTTACTAATTTCAGACTCAATAGTTCTATTAAAATCATTGTGACCATAGCCGTTAGAACATTGTAAAACGATTACTTTTATGTTTGATTTAACTTCATTTTCAATAGAATCTTTTTCAATACGATTAACTTTATTAGAGTCAATTTCTTTTTTTTGAATTTCAGTATCCATATTTATTTGTTGTTGCTCTTCATTTTTTGAATTGCAACTAATCATGAAAACGAATATGAACAACACTATTGTGAAGGACTCTTTCATACTATTTCAATTTCTTAATGTTGTATAAATCATGTCTTCTGTCTTTTAAAATTCGGACAGTTCCAAATTCGTGCAATTGTTTTAGTAAATCTAAATCAACATCAACAATTAATGTCATTTCGGTGTTTGGCGTGGCTTCGGCCTTGATTCCATTACTTGGAAAAGCAAAATCAGAAGGTGTAAAAACCGCTGATTGAGCATACTGAATATCCATATTATTTACCTTTGGTAAGTTACCAACGCAACCGGCAATTGCCACATAACACTCGTTTTCAATGGCTCTAGATTGAGCACAATGTTTCACGCGTGTGTAACCGTTTTGAGTATCGGTTAAAAACGGAACGAAAAGAATATTCATTCCTTCATCGGCCATTAATCGGGATAATTCCGGAAATTCCACATCATAACAAATCATAATGCCAATTTTTCCGCAATCGGTGTCGAAGGTTTTAATTTGCGATCCGCCTTTCATTCCCCAATGCAACGATTCGTTGGGTGTGATGTGAATTTTGGTGTACATTTCGCTGCTTCCATCGCGTTTGCACAGAAATCCAACGTTGTATAAAACACCGTTTTCCAGGTAAGGCATACTTCCTGTAATGATGTTGATGTTATAAGAAATGGCATATTCTTGAAATCTTTTTCGAATGGGTTCCGAATGTTTTGCTAGTTCACGAATCGCATCAGCTTCGGAAAGATGGTTGTAATCCGCCATCAAAGGTGCGGTGAAAAGTTCGGGGAATAACGCAAAATCACTTCCGTAACCGGAAACAACATCGATAAAAAATTCGGCTTGCTCAAAAAGTTGTTCTAAGTTGTTCAATGGACGCATTTGCCATTGAATTAATCCTAAACGAATGACGCTCTTTTTAAGGTTAATTAAATTCGGATTTTCATCATAATAAATATTGTTCCATTCCATCAAAACCGCATATTCGTTAGAACTGGTATCGCCAACCAAATAATTTTTCATGATTTTTTTTACGTGAAAATCATTGCTTATTTGAAAAGATAAAACAGGATCATAGAGTTCTTTTAATTTTACTTTTTCAATATATTGTTTGGGAGAAAGTTCTTCTTTGTAATCAATATAATTCGGAATTCTGCCAGCGAAAATAATGGATTTAAGGTTCAATTGTTCGCATAATTCCTTTCGAGCATCATACAAACGTCTTCCCAATCTTAAACCTCTGTATTTTGGATGTATGAAAACATCAATTCCATATAAAACTTCACCTTCTTGATTGTGTGTATCAAAAGAATAATTTCCTGTAATTTGGGCGTACGTGTGATTGGCAATCACTTTTCGATAATCGATAATCAATGAAAGTGCTGAGCCAACAACTTTTCCATCCACCAAAACAACCAATTGTCCTTCGGGGAAAATGGAAAGTAATTTTTCGATATGATGTTCTTTCCAATACGAATTTTCGAGTTCGCTATAGGCTTCCATCATCGAATTTTTCAATTCTTTGTAATCTTCAATTTGTAAATTTCGTAACTCAATTTTCTTAATTGCTTCGTGCATATACTTTGTTTTTCTGCAAGATACAAAAAATATTTTCCGTTTACAAACGCTTACAAATATTTACAACCGAAAGTAATTGTTTTTCTACCGAATAAAATTTGCCGGTTGTCACAACTTTGCAATGTCGAAACGAAAGAACGACAACAATTTTTATAAACCATTTAAAATTTTAAAAGCCATGAATGCAATGAAAAACAAAGTACAATTAATCGGACATGTTGGAAACGAACCAATCATTAGAGATTTAGACGGAGGGAAAAAAGTAGCAAACTTATCGCTAGCCACAAAAGATGTTTTCGTAAACAAAAGTGGAGATCAAAAAGAACAAACGCAATGGCATAATGTTGTTGCTTGGGGAAAAACAGCCGAAATCATCGAGAAATTTGTTGATAAAGGAAAGCAAATTGGTATCATCGGGAAACTGACTTCCAGAAGTTATGACGACAAAGAAGGCAACAAACGCTATGTAACGGAAGTGGTTGTGAATGAACTGCTTTTGATGAATTAAACTTTCAAAAGATCAATTACAATATCAATAACAAAAATCAAATAAACCATTAAATTTTATACGCCATGAACACAATGAAAAACAGAGTACAGTTAATCGGTCACGTTGGAAATGACCCTGAAGTAAAAACCTTCGAAGGTGGAAAAGTAGCGAATTTTAATATCGCTACGAATGATTCTTACACCAACAAAAAAGGTGAAAAAGTGGAACAAACCGAATGGCATCGTTTGGTTGCTTGGGATAAAAATGCCGAAATCATCGAAAAATTTGTAACCAAAGGAAAAGAAATTGCCATTGAAGGTAAACTAACCTCCAGAAGTTATGATGATAAAGATGGAAACAAACGCTACATCACAGAAGTGATTGTGAATGATATAATGTTGTTAGGTAAATAAATCCATTAAACTAGAAATTATGAAAGTAAAACATTTCA
Coding sequences within it:
- a CDS encoding NAD(P)H-binding protein, producing MKQISILGCGWLGMPLAKHLIQNGYSIKGSTTTETKLELLQNEGISPFLISLKANDIPREIADFLENSEILIINIPPGLRGNSGENFVAKMENFIPFIVKSSVKKVIFVSSTSVYADKNELITEETPPKPETESGKQLLISENLLLNNSNFQTTILRFGGLIGEDRHPIKFLSGRNNIENPEAPINLIHQLDCIEIIQKIIEKEVWNTVFNAVAPFHPNRKKYYTEKALELNLVPPQFNENQPSVGKTVSSNKLITVLNYEFKNLG
- a CDS encoding M28 family peptidase, with the protein product MKKNYASLLISVLLMGIIWFIFHRMMPSDYSKGDVPASEFSTERALKHIEEISKESHYVGSPNHPKVMNYLEKELQKLGLETQIQQSAILSKWNNLVETKNIIARIKGSDSSKALLLLTHFDSAPHTKSLGASDDANGLAVILEGIRTFLHNKSTHKNDIIIVFSDAEELGLNGAYAFASEHPWAKEVGLVINFEARGTAGPSMMLAETNYGNANLIKCFAAANPKFPVTNSLMYSIYKMLPNDTDLTAFREKADIPGYNFAFIDDHFDYHTIQDNYENFTPECLEHQATYLMPLLAHYSNADLSNLKTDQDHVYFSSAVGFFNYPFSWNFPLLIIAFVLFLGVVTIGLGKHLLDFKEVIRGFAPLFLSIILVGLVTFFGWEMIQSLYPQYQDMLHGFTYNGHSYIAAFVLLSMAICFWIYAKFTKSKLMPSHFVAPLFLWFIINLLICIYLEGAAFFIIPVYFGVFILAFLVFKEKSNPYINLVLSIPALTILAPFIHLFPIGLGLKMLAGSAVLVVLTFTLLLPLFGDYSRKANWGTFLFIISIGFFIKAHFQSDFEKGKGKPNSLVYVYDADNDKANWATYDKVLDNWTKNYLGENPSLDKNLNKFGLSSKYNSGYSYSAEAPRKNIAKPTFTFLRDTIVGNQRAITVKIEANKNANRIDVFASEKLKIHHLKANGIKNINQEGSFYKRKKSNVLNYYPINNKPLTLSFQIHKDDKLDMDVMISSFDLLENPQFSIPKRPDSFIPMPFVLTDAIIVKKKLIKSVPKKVEISETIETEMDSLTTQKDSLETN
- a CDS encoding bifunctional GNAT family N-acetyltransferase/carbon-nitrogen hydrolase family protein; amino-acid sequence: MHEAIKKIELRNLQIEDYKELKNSMMEAYSELENSYWKEHHIEKLLSIFPEGQLVVLVDGKVVGSALSLIIDYRKVIANHTYAQITGNYSFDTHNQEGEVLYGIDVFIHPKYRGLRLGRRLYDARKELCEQLNLKSIIFAGRIPNYIDYKEELSPKQYIEKVKLKELYDPVLSFQISNDFHVKKIMKNYLVGDTSSNEYAVLMEWNNIYYDENPNLINLKKSVIRLGLIQWQMRPLNNLEQLFEQAEFFIDVVSGYGSDFALFPELFTAPLMADYNHLSEADAIRELAKHSEPIRKRFQEYAISYNINIITGSMPYLENGVLYNVGFLCKRDGSSEMYTKIHITPNESLHWGMKGGSQIKTFDTDCGKIGIMICYDVEFPELSRLMADEGMNILFVPFLTDTQNGYTRVKHCAQSRAIENECYVAIAGCVGNLPKVNNMDIQYAQSAVFTPSDFAFPSNGIKAEATPNTEMTLIVDVDLDLLKQLHEFGTVRILKDRRHDLYNIKKLK
- a CDS encoding single-stranded DNA-binding protein, with amino-acid sequence MNAMKNKVQLIGHVGNEPIIRDLDGGKKVANLSLATKDVFVNKSGDQKEQTQWHNVVAWGKTAEIIEKFVDKGKQIGIIGKLTSRSYDDKEGNKRYVTEVVVNELLLMN
- a CDS encoding single-stranded DNA-binding protein, producing MKNRVQLIGHVGNDPEVKTFEGGKVANFNIATNDSYTNKKGEKVEQTEWHRLVAWDKNAEIIEKFVTKGKEIAIEGKLTSRSYDDKDGNKRYITEVIVNDIMLLGK